GGTTTGGCGGCGGATCGACTGGATTGCCTGCCAGCTTGGCTTACGATCAGGATCGAGCGTAATGCTTTGTCCGCCAAGAACCAGCGTGCCGGAAGTTGGAATCTCAAGCAGATTGATGCAGCGCAGCAAGGTGCTTTTGCCGCCGCCCGACGGGCCGACAAGTGCCGTAACTGTGCCTTCAGCGATCTTCGCATTGATATCATTGAGGATAACAACGTTATCGAAGCTTTTTACGATATTTTTGAGCTCGATCATGCGTTTGTCTCCAATGTTCCGCCATAGCGTCTGAAGCGCTTTTCGAGCCGAGCCTGAAGATGGGACAGGACAGTGCTGAGCGCCAGATAAATCAGCGCGGCTTCGATATAGAGGATCAGAGGTTCATAGGTCGTCGCAACGATGCGCTGTGCTGACTGGAAAAGCTCAGGTACTGTAATCGCTGCGGCAAGCGAGGTATCCTTTACCAACGAGATAAAGGTGTTCGATAGCGGCGGAACAGCAGTGCGGGTTGCTTGTGGCAGAATGGTGCGGGTCAGCGCCTGACGCCAGCTCATGCCAATCGAATACGCGGCTTCCCACTGGCCTTTCGGCACTGAGGAAATAACAGCGCGAATGACCTCGGAACTGTAGGCGCCGACGTTGAGCGAAAAGCCAATGACTGCTGCTGTAAAGGCGTCGAGATAAATGCCAGCGCTTGGAAGGCCGTAAAAGATCACGAACAGCTGCACCAGCATTGGTGTGCCGCGGAAAATCCACACGTAAAAGCGTGCGATGAGCGACACCCAAACCGGGGAAAACAGGCGTACGAGCGCTGTAAGAAGCCCGAGGGACAGCCCAAATATGAAGGACAGAATTGTCAAAGGGATGGTGAACATCAGCCCGGCCCACAGCAGGGTGGGCAGGGAATCTGCCATGAGTAGAAGCCAATCGGGCACGTGTTCGGTCCTTAAATGGGAGATTCCAGAAATGATGCGCTTCAGAACGGTATATAGGCACAACGAAAGGAAGCCGGAAACATGTTCCGGCTTCCTTAATTGCACTTATTCGAAAATTATTTCGAAACGTCCTGGCCGAAGTACTTCTGCGAAATCTTGTCGTAAGTGCCGTCAGCCTTGATTTCATCAAGAGCCTTGTTGATTGCAGCGACCAGATCGTCATCACCTTTACGAACAATGATGCCTGAAGCGTCTGCATTTTCCTTTTCAGCGACAACCTTCACAGGTGCGTTTGGCTGATGCTTTTTGAAATCAAGGTACGACAGGCTGTCATTGAGCGTCGCGTCGGCACGGCCGGTCAGCACCAGCTGGACCGATTGATCAAAGCCGTCGGTTGCAACCAGTTCTGCGCCGGCTTCTTTGGCAATGCGACCATAATTACTGGTCAGCGACTGAGCAGACTTTGTACCCTTCAGGTCAGCAAAATCCTTGATCGTATCGTTCTTGTCATTGACGATAAGAACAACCTTGGAAACGATGTAAGGGTTGGAAAAAGCGAATTTCTTCTGGC
The genomic region above belongs to Ochrobactrum quorumnocens and contains:
- a CDS encoding amino acid ABC transporter permease translates to MPDWLLLMADSLPTLLWAGLMFTIPLTILSFIFGLSLGLLTALVRLFSPVWVSLIARFYVWIFRGTPMLVQLFVIFYGLPSAGIYLDAFTAAVIGFSLNVGAYSSEVIRAVISSVPKGQWEAAYSIGMSWRQALTRTILPQATRTAVPPLSNTFISLVKDTSLAAAITVPELFQSAQRIVATTYEPLILYIEAALIYLALSTVLSHLQARLEKRFRRYGGTLETNA
- a CDS encoding amino acid ABC transporter substrate-binding protein, which gives rise to MKFAKILATVGVLQAALLSTALAGENLDAIKSAGVLKIGTEGTYAPFTFHDKENKLVGFDVEIGESVAQKLGVKPEFVEGKWDGLIAGLDAKRYDAVINQVGITEERQKKFAFSNPYIVSKVVLIVNDKNDTIKDFADLKGTKSAQSLTSNYGRIAKEAGAELVATDGFDQSVQLVLTGRADATLNDSLSYLDFKKHQPNAPVKVVAEKENADASGIIVRKGDDDLVAAINKALDEIKADGTYDKISQKYFGQDVSK